A region of Coturnix japonica isolate 7356 chromosome 15, Coturnix japonica 2.1, whole genome shotgun sequence DNA encodes the following proteins:
- the LOC107321215 gene encoding olfactory receptor 14J1-like — MYFFLLNLSILDLGCISTTLPKAMANTLWDIRAISYAGCAAQLFFFLLFASAEYSLLSVMSYDRYVAICKPLHYGTLMDSRACSTMAAAAWGAGVLYSLLHTARTFSLPLCHGNVVNQFFCEVPQIRMLSCSASYLREVVFLIFSLSLAFGCFVFIVVFYVQIFLAVLRMPSEQGRHKVFSTCLPHLAVVFLFLSTASFAHLKPFSISSPLLDLTVALLYSVVPATLNPIIYSLRNREIKQALRKMLQYALFQLT; from the coding sequence atgtacttcttcctcctcaacctGTCCATCCTCGATCTTGGCTGCATCTCCACCACTCTCCCCAAAGCCATGGCCAACACCCTCTGGGACATCAGGGCCATCTCCTACGCAggatgtgctgcacagctctttttctttctcctctttgccTCAGCAGAGTATTCCCTTCTCTCTGTCATGTCTTATGACCGCTACGTTGCCATCTGCAAGCCCCTACACTACGGGACCTtgatggacagcagagcttgttccaccatggcagcagctgcctggggcgCTGGGGTTCTCTATTCCCTGCTGCATACTGCCAGAACattttcactgcctctctgccatGGGAATGTTGTcaaccagtttttctgtgaagtcCCCCAGATCCGCATGCTCTCCTGCTCAGCCTCATACCTCAGGGAAgttgtgtttctcatttttagtCTAAGTTTAGCCTTtgggtgctttgtttttatagttGTGTTCTATGTGCAGatcttccttgctgtgctgaggatgccctctgagcagggacGGCACAAAGTCTTCTCCACATGCCTCCCTCACCTGGCTGTGGTCTTCCTCTTTCTTAGCACTGCTTCTTTTGCCCACCTGAAGCCATTCTCCATTTCCTCCCCACTCCTGGATCTGACAGTGGCACTTCTGTACTCAGTGGTTCCTGCAACACTGAACCCTATTATCTACAGCCTGAGGAACAGGGAGATCAAGCAGGCTCTCAGGAAGATGTTGCAATACGCACTATTCCAGCTTACATAA
- the LOC107321104 gene encoding olfactory receptor 14C36-like, giving the protein MPNSSSISEFLLLPLADTQQLQLLNFWLFLGIYLAALLSNGLISTAVACDHHLHTPMYFFLLNLALLDLGCISTTLPKAMANTLWDTRAISYSGCAAQVFFIFFFLSAEYSLLTIMSYDRYIAICKPLHYRTLMNSRTCATMAAAAWGTGVLNSLLHTASTFSLPLCQGNVVNQFFCEIPQILKLSCSASYLREVALIIFIVCLVLGCFVFIVVSYVQIILAVMRMPSEHGRHKAFSTCLPHLVVVSLILSTAFFAHLKPPSISSPSMDLMVAVLYSVVPPAVNPLIYSMRNQEVKDAVKKVLSHLNDSMIQ; this is encoded by the exons atgcccaacagcagctccatcagcgagttcctcctgctgccgtTGGCAGACACGCAGCAGCTGCAACTCCTGAACTTCTGGCTCTTCCTGGGCATCTACCTGGCTGCCCTCCTCAGCAACggcctcatcagcacagccgTAGCCTGCGACCACCACCTGCACACTcccatgtacttcttcctcctcaacctGGCCCTCCTCGACCTGGGCTGCATCTCCACCACCCTCCCCAAAGCCATGGCCAACACCCTCTGGGACACCAGGGCCATCTCCTACTCCGGGTGTGCTGCACAggtctttttcattttcttcttcctctcagcAGAGTATTCCCTTCTCACCATCATGTCCTATGACCGCTACATTGCCATCTGCAAGCCCCTTCACTACAGGACCTTGATGAACAGCAGAACTTGtgccaccatggcagcagctgcctggggcacTGGTGTTCTCaattccctgctgcacactgccagtacgttttcactgcctctctgccaaggCAATGTTGTcaaccagtttttctgtgaaatcccccAGATCCTCAAGCtctcctgctcagcctcctACCTCAGGGAAGTTGCGCTTATCATTTTTATTGTCTGTTTAGTCCTtgggtgctttgttttcatagttgTGTCCTATGTACAGATCATCCTTGCCGTGATGAGGATGCCTTCTGAGCATGGACggcacaaagccttctccacgTGCCTCCCTCACCTGGTTGTGGTTTCCCTAATACTCAGTACTGCCTTTTTTGCCCACCTGAAGcccccctccatctcctccccctCTATGGACCTGATGGTGGCAGTTCTGTACTCCGTGGTACCTCCAGCAGTGAACCCCCTCATCTACAGCATGAGAAACCAGGAAGTCAAGGATGCAGTGAAAAAA GTCTTGTCCCACctaaatgattccatgattcagtAG